A single Aggregatilinea lenta DNA region contains:
- a CDS encoding shikimate kinase: MTLHDNAPYRSLALTGPMGVGKTAIGRLVARKLDAAFFDLETEILTREGQSVDEIRELFGEARLNALETTAIRDLSLNRHAVLVISGSAMLDEANRARLAEMGPVLSLTCAVNEILRRLYVTHGAWFHNPNNRATLLSRLKREWRVTTLNLPQMDTSRLTVDQAADAVIEFWLGHADL; encoded by the coding sequence ATGACGCTGCATGACAACGCGCCCTACCGCAGCCTCGCGCTCACCGGGCCGATGGGCGTGGGCAAGACGGCGATTGGCCGTCTCGTCGCGCGCAAGCTGGACGCGGCGTTCTTCGACCTGGAAACCGAGATCCTCACGCGCGAGGGCCAGTCGGTGGACGAGATCCGCGAGCTGTTCGGGGAGGCGCGCCTGAACGCGCTGGAAACGACGGCCATCCGTGACCTGTCGCTGAACCGCCACGCCGTGCTGGTGATCTCCGGCTCGGCCATGCTGGACGAAGCGAATCGCGCACGGCTGGCCGAGATGGGGCCGGTGTTGTCGCTGACCTGCGCAGTCAACGAGATCCTGCGGCGGCTGTACGTCACGCACGGCGCGTGGTTCCACAACCCGAACAACCGCGCTACGCTGCTCAGCCGCCTCAAGCGCGAGTGGCGTGTCACGACACTCAATTTGCCGCAGATGGACACGTCGCGCCTGACAGTCGATCAGGCGGCGGACGCGGTAATAGAATTTTGGTTGGGCCACGCCGATTTGTAA
- the gatC gene encoding Asp-tRNA(Asn)/Glu-tRNA(Gln) amidotransferase subunit GatC, with protein sequence MKLDRATVEHIANLAKLDLTDDEIERYAEQLSAILDYAERLNEVDTSAIPPTASVLPLRSVLRPDEARESLPRDVALANAADTAEGQFRVEAVLDGGGGA encoded by the coding sequence ATGAAACTCGACCGCGCGACCGTAGAGCACATCGCCAACCTCGCCAAGCTGGACCTGACCGACGACGAGATCGAGCGCTACGCGGAGCAGCTCTCCGCGATTCTCGACTACGCCGAGCGGCTGAACGAGGTGGACACGTCCGCCATCCCGCCGACCGCGTCCGTGCTGCCGCTGCGCAGCGTGCTGCGGCCCGACGAGGCGCGCGAGTCGCTGCCGCGCGACGTGGCGCTGGCGAACGCGGCGGATACCGCTGAGGGGCAGTTCCGCGTGGAAGCCGTGCTGGATGGGGGCGGCGGCGCATAA
- a CDS encoding carbon-nitrogen family hydrolase → MTTLSVALAQLNVRKGEPRINWTHAQELIAQAATRGVDVVVLPELWDAGMAYDRGREIASTLSGGLFAQVAALSRQTNLHIFGSMYEKRGVGVYNTCAVISPRSGVTGAYRKMHLFPLASEDKWLTPGEAPLSVDLPWGRTGFGICYDLRFPELFRRYADDGTQVVILPASWPHPRLEHYRTLLRARAIENQCYMIAVNRTGTDADDGTQYFGHSCVIDPWGEVALEVGEQEGLYTVTLDLDLVAEVRRKIPALQGRVL, encoded by the coding sequence ATGACCACACTGAGCGTGGCCCTGGCGCAGCTCAACGTGCGCAAAGGCGAGCCGCGAATCAACTGGACGCACGCGCAGGAACTCATCGCACAGGCGGCGACGCGCGGCGTGGACGTGGTGGTGCTCCCGGAGCTGTGGGACGCGGGCATGGCCTACGATCGCGGGCGCGAGATCGCCAGCACGCTCAGCGGCGGGCTGTTCGCGCAGGTCGCGGCGTTGTCCCGGCAGACCAACCTTCATATTTTCGGCTCGATGTACGAGAAGCGCGGCGTGGGCGTCTACAACACCTGCGCGGTGATCTCACCTCGCTCGGGTGTGACGGGGGCCTATCGCAAAATGCACCTGTTCCCGCTGGCGAGCGAGGACAAGTGGCTGACGCCGGGTGAAGCGCCGCTTTCGGTCGATCTGCCGTGGGGCCGCACGGGATTCGGCATTTGCTACGACCTGCGCTTCCCCGAACTGTTCCGGCGTTACGCGGACGATGGCACGCAGGTGGTGATCCTGCCCGCGTCGTGGCCGCACCCGCGCCTGGAACATTACCGCACGCTGCTGCGTGCGCGGGCCATCGAAAACCAGTGCTATATGATCGCGGTCAACCGCACCGGCACCGACGCGGATGACGGCACGCAGTACTTCGGCCATTCGTGCGTGATCGATCCGTGGGGCGAGGTCGCGCTGGAGGTCGGCGAGCAAGAGGGGCTATACACCGTGACGCTCGACCTGGATCTGGTCGCGGAGGTCCGGCGCAAGATTCCCGCGCTGCAGGGGCGGGTGCTTTAG
- a CDS encoding adenylyltransferase/cytidyltransferase family protein: protein MPKKVMVSGCYDLLHSGHIAFFKEAAAYGDLYVALGSDKTVYELKGRLPVNSEQERLFMVKSVGFVKDAFVSQGSGVLDYVEELETLKPDVFVVNGDGHTPDKEQLCRDTGVEYVILSREPYEGLERRSTTDLRTVNRVPFRIDLAGGWLDQPFVSQHHPGAVVTISIEPTIEFNERSGMASSTRNAAIDLWGPRLPIGNPEKLAKVLFCYDNPPGTQEISGSQDAIGIVFPGLACAHYDGDYWPAHIDTMYDEDALRFVEQALYLVALGPRHAGFAVLSETCIDRDRAGALAQAAADLWGAIQARDLHAFGMGMRRGFEAQIAMFPKMVTPQVERLVEQYRDRALGWKLSGAGGGGYLVLASETPIPNAVRIVARRMSD from the coding sequence ATGCCCAAAAAAGTGATGGTCAGCGGGTGTTACGACCTGCTGCACAGCGGACATATCGCCTTTTTTAAGGAGGCCGCGGCCTATGGCGACCTGTATGTCGCGCTGGGGTCGGACAAAACAGTATACGAGCTGAAAGGCCGCCTGCCGGTGAACTCCGAGCAGGAACGGCTGTTTATGGTGAAATCGGTGGGCTTCGTCAAGGATGCCTTCGTCTCGCAGGGGTCCGGGGTGCTGGACTACGTCGAGGAGCTAGAGACGCTGAAGCCCGATGTTTTTGTGGTCAACGGCGACGGCCACACACCGGACAAAGAACAGCTCTGCCGCGACACGGGTGTCGAGTACGTCATACTCTCGCGGGAGCCATACGAAGGCCTGGAACGGCGCTCCACCACCGACCTGCGCACGGTGAATCGCGTGCCGTTCCGCATCGACCTGGCCGGGGGCTGGCTCGACCAGCCGTTCGTCTCCCAGCACCATCCCGGCGCGGTGGTCACCATCTCGATCGAGCCAACCATTGAGTTCAACGAGCGCAGTGGCATGGCGTCCAGCACGCGCAACGCGGCGATCGACCTGTGGGGGCCGCGCCTGCCCATCGGTAACCCCGAAAAGCTCGCCAAAGTCCTGTTCTGCTACGACAATCCGCCCGGCACACAGGAGATCTCCGGCTCGCAGGACGCGATCGGCATCGTCTTTCCGGGGCTGGCCTGCGCGCACTACGACGGCGACTACTGGCCGGCCCACATCGACACGATGTACGACGAAGACGCGCTGCGCTTCGTCGAGCAGGCGCTCTATCTGGTGGCGCTCGGCCCGCGCCACGCGGGGTTCGCGGTGCTGTCCGAAACGTGCATCGACCGCGACCGCGCCGGGGCGCTGGCGCAGGCCGCCGCCGACCTGTGGGGCGCGATCCAGGCTCGGGATCTGCATGCGTTCGGGATGGGGATGCGCCGGGGCTTCGAGGCGCAGATCGCCATGTTCCCCAAGATGGTCACGCCCCAGGTCGAGCGGCTGGTCGAGCAGTACCGCGACCGCGCGCTGGGCTGGAAGCTCTCCGGGGCAGGCGGCGGCGGCTATCTGGTGCTGGCCTCCGAAACGCCGATCCCCAACGCGGTGCGCATCGTCGCCCGCCGCATGAGCGACTGA
- a CDS encoding SDR family oxidoreductase has protein sequence MPRRNWNKVFVTGGTSFIGRQVVAALVEANAEVTVLVRPDHEDRLGTLRRHVRIVFGDVWNPASLKGRSRGHGVVVNLVGSIRAQPERGLTFQQLNLASARNAIAMAVSDGVPYFVLLSAASNLTGVPSEYLRTKREAEDYLRNSGLRWTIVRAPLLFDRDQSTATLFSLLSIGGRLPPLSLFFRRRAPLPVDTAARGIARLALQDDLPRDQLIYAGALRRLGRAKRERRRLPRAMPHLRANEPTLDDDAPFGWLPGRTPGDDDE, from the coding sequence ATGCCAAGGCGTAACTGGAACAAAGTATTTGTCACGGGGGGCACGAGCTTCATCGGGCGGCAGGTGGTGGCCGCGCTGGTCGAGGCGAACGCCGAGGTCACCGTGCTGGTCCGGCCCGATCACGAGGACCGGCTCGGCACGCTGCGCCGCCACGTGCGCATCGTCTTCGGCGACGTGTGGAACCCCGCCAGCCTCAAGGGGCGGTCGCGCGGGCATGGCGTGGTCGTGAACCTCGTCGGCAGCATCCGCGCGCAGCCGGAGCGCGGCCTGACCTTCCAGCAGCTCAACCTGGCCTCCGCCCGCAACGCGATTGCGATGGCCGTCAGCGACGGCGTGCCCTACTTCGTGCTGCTCAGCGCGGCGTCTAACCTCACCGGCGTTCCGTCCGAATATCTGCGCACCAAGCGCGAGGCCGAAGACTACCTGCGCAACAGCGGGCTACGCTGGACGATCGTGCGCGCGCCGCTGCTGTTCGACCGCGACCAGTCCACCGCCACGCTGTTTTCGCTGCTGTCAATCGGAGGACGGCTGCCGCCGCTCAGCCTGTTCTTCCGGCGTCGCGCGCCGCTGCCGGTCGATACGGCGGCACGCGGCATTGCGCGGCTGGCGCTTCAGGACGATCTCCCGCGCGATCAACTGATCTATGCCGGGGCGCTGCGCCGCCTGGGTCGCGCCAAGCGCGAACGCCGCCGTCTGCCGCGGGCGATGCCGCATCTGCGCGCGAACGAGCCGACACTCGACGACGACGCGCCGTTCGGCTGGCTGCCGGGCCGCACGCCGGGCGATGATGACGAGTAA
- a CDS encoding NUDIX domain-containing protein, translating to MNHERPYRTLSSRMLWQSKWYSLRQDELADRSGERLTYTVVEKPDAVWIIPVTADGHIVLIDQYRYAIDDWCLEIPAGNIEPGVDPQVMAARELREEIGGTADRLVPVTDYYTMNGIGNERAHVYLALGVTLGEPEREATEHITLRVLPVEDALRLTHAGAIKDGPSALAILLAEPAIRAYLAERET from the coding sequence GTGAATCACGAGCGCCCCTATCGCACGCTGTCCAGCCGCATGCTGTGGCAGAGCAAATGGTATTCCCTGCGCCAGGACGAGTTAGCCGACCGGTCCGGCGAGCGCCTGACGTATACCGTGGTCGAGAAGCCGGACGCGGTGTGGATCATCCCCGTGACGGCGGACGGCCACATCGTGCTCATCGATCAGTACCGCTACGCCATCGACGACTGGTGCCTGGAAATCCCGGCGGGCAACATCGAGCCGGGCGTCGATCCGCAGGTCATGGCCGCCCGCGAGCTGCGCGAGGAGATCGGCGGCACGGCGGACCGGCTCGTCCCGGTGACGGACTATTACACCATGAACGGCATCGGCAACGAGCGCGCGCACGTCTATCTGGCACTCGGCGTGACGCTGGGCGAGCCGGAACGCGAAGCGACCGAGCACATCACGCTGCGCGTCCTGCCCGTCGAAGACGCGCTGCGCCTGACGCACGCGGGCGCGATCAAGGACGGGCCGAGCGCGCTGGCGATCCTGCTGGCCGAGCCTGCCATTCGCGCCTACCTCGCGGAGCGTGAGACGTGA
- the tsf gene encoding translation elongation factor Ts, which translates to MAITAQQVKELREVTGAGPLDCKNALQQFEGDMTRAADFLREKGLAKAAKKAGRATNDGIIHIYLHHNNRLGVMVELNCETDFVAKTDIFRTLANDIALQIANLAPEYVRREDIPQSVIDAERDLQRRRALEEGKPEAVVDKIVDGRMAKFYEELALLEQPFIKDDSVTIGDMITRAIAELGENITLSRFARFEVGQSAADEA; encoded by the coding sequence ATGGCGATTACCGCACAACAGGTCAAAGAACTGCGCGAAGTAACCGGCGCTGGCCCGCTGGATTGCAAGAACGCGCTCCAGCAGTTCGAAGGCGACATGACCCGCGCTGCCGATTTCCTGCGCGAAAAGGGCCTCGCCAAGGCCGCCAAGAAGGCTGGCCGCGCGACGAATGACGGGATCATCCATATCTACCTGCACCACAACAACCGGCTCGGCGTAATGGTCGAGCTGAACTGCGAAACCGACTTCGTCGCGAAGACGGACATCTTCCGCACCCTGGCCAACGACATCGCGCTGCAGATCGCCAACCTTGCGCCCGAATACGTGCGCCGCGAAGACATCCCGCAGAGCGTCATCGACGCCGAGCGCGACCTTCAGCGCCGCCGCGCGCTCGAAGAGGGCAAGCCCGAAGCGGTCGTGGACAAGATCGTGGATGGCCGCATGGCGAAGTTCTACGAGGAACTGGCGCTGTTGGAGCAGCCGTTCATCAAGGACGACAGCGTGACCATCGGCGACATGATCACCCGCGCGATTGCCGAGCTGGGTGAGAACATCACCCTCAGTCGCTTTGCGCGCTTCGAAGTCGGCCAGAGCGCAGCCGACGAGGCGTAA
- the pyrH gene encoding UMP kinase: MSNNTPPIGPKYKRIVLKLSGEVLAGPGGCGIDPDQAETIAAKIKTVYDLGVQVGMVIGAGNLWRGARGVAQGMEQATADHMGMIATVMNGLALQDALERIGVPTRVQTALQMNQVAEPYIRLRAIRHMEKGRVVIIAGGTGNPYFTTDTAAALRAMEINADVIIKGTQVDGVYTDDPKVNLSATRFDHLTYSQAIEYRVRVMDLTAITLCMDNKMPLIVLNIWDDRSLFDAVLGHPVGTLIDAD; the protein is encoded by the coding sequence ATGTCCAACAACACCCCGCCTATAGGTCCGAAGTATAAGCGCATCGTCCTGAAGTTGAGCGGCGAAGTCCTGGCCGGGCCGGGCGGCTGCGGCATCGACCCCGATCAGGCGGAAACCATCGCCGCCAAAATCAAGACCGTCTACGACCTGGGCGTCCAGGTCGGCATGGTCATCGGCGCGGGCAACCTGTGGCGCGGCGCGCGCGGCGTCGCCCAGGGCATGGAACAGGCCACCGCCGACCACATGGGCATGATCGCCACCGTGATGAACGGGCTGGCGCTGCAAGACGCGCTGGAACGCATCGGCGTGCCGACCCGCGTCCAGACCGCGCTGCAAATGAATCAGGTCGCCGAGCCGTACATCCGGCTGCGTGCCATCCGCCACATGGAAAAAGGCCGCGTGGTGATCATTGCGGGCGGCACGGGTAACCCCTACTTCACCACCGACACCGCCGCCGCGCTGCGCGCGATGGAAATCAACGCCGACGTGATCATCAAAGGCACGCAAGTGGACGGCGTCTACACCGACGACCCGAAGGTGAACCTCTCCGCCACGCGCTTCGATCACCTGACCTACTCGCAGGCCATCGAGTACCGCGTGCGGGTGATGGACCTGACCGCCATCACGCTCTGCATGGACAACAAAATGCCGCTGATCGTGCTCAATATCTGGGACGACCGCAGCCTGTTCGACGCGGTGCTGGGTCACCCGGTCGGCACGCTCATCGACGCCGACTAA
- the rpsB gene encoding 30S ribosomal protein S2 has translation MPVVSMKSLLETGVHFGHRARKWNPKMKPYIFTERNGIHIIDLQQTIVFIDEVYNLVRDTVAGGGSILFVGTKRQAQETIATEAARCGMPFVNQRWLGGTLTNWRTVRDRLETMKRLERQREEGGFEGLTKKERLLLDREIERLELRFGGLRKMTRLPDLLFIVDVRREVTAVQEANILKVPIIALVDTNCDPDQIDYVLPANDDAIRAIKLLTGKIADAVLEGIAMRKAHDDYEGEGEEGDVSFTAVMTDADDDEAYLGEATLAKLRSGGLDFVGDNEDEEKGTSEAVAESEEK, from the coding sequence ATGCCAGTTGTCTCCATGAAGTCCCTGCTGGAGACCGGTGTTCACTTCGGACACCGCGCCCGCAAGTGGAACCCGAAGATGAAGCCGTACATCTTCACGGAACGCAACGGGATCCACATCATCGACCTGCAGCAAACCATCGTCTTCATCGACGAAGTCTACAACCTCGTGCGCGATACCGTGGCCGGGGGTGGCTCGATCCTGTTCGTCGGCACTAAGCGCCAGGCGCAGGAAACCATCGCCACCGAAGCAGCGCGCTGCGGCATGCCCTTCGTGAACCAGCGCTGGCTGGGTGGCACGCTGACCAACTGGCGTACCGTCCGTGACCGTCTGGAAACCATGAAGCGCCTGGAGCGCCAGCGCGAAGAGGGTGGGTTCGAAGGTCTGACCAAGAAGGAACGCCTGCTGCTCGACCGTGAGATCGAACGGCTAGAGCTGCGGTTCGGCGGCCTGCGCAAGATGACGCGCCTGCCCGACCTGTTGTTCATCGTGGACGTGCGGCGTGAAGTCACCGCCGTTCAGGAAGCCAATATCCTGAAAGTTCCGATCATCGCCCTGGTGGATACCAACTGCGATCCTGACCAGATCGACTACGTGCTCCCGGCCAACGATGACGCCATCCGCGCCATCAAGCTGCTGACCGGCAAGATCGCCGACGCGGTGCTGGAAGGCATCGCGATGCGCAAGGCGCACGACGACTACGAGGGCGAAGGTGAAGAGGGCGATGTCAGCTTCACCGCCGTCATGACCGATGCTGACGACGACGAAGCGTACCTCGGTGAAGCCACCCTGGCCAAGCTGCGCAGCGGCGGCCTGGACTTTGTGGGCGACAACGAGGATGAAGAAAAAGGCACGTCCGAAGCAGTAGCAGAGAGTGAGGAAAAGTAA